A single genomic interval of Oryza sativa Japonica Group chromosome 7, ASM3414082v1 harbors:
- the LOC136357415 gene encoding uncharacterized protein translates to MSYIERDKISLPELIGYLKDHCEVLPGMLLRWLFPGKELADGLRVLVDDKVCDYMSKCVVDGGVAEIYVEAVVGGESNESGSSDDSDFEDELEDMSPADDEWDDLNDDAVFELPTAKPILLIQSTPEKTKSDLDRLRAWSTPSPKDKGKAVVLCEERVKSADLSGSHSDYVGGDSCSSGEDQEVEEIRKAYKEFKKKLKDGEVGNLDDVIYMGSSRQINDGVLVQIQGEEDNSPYENSSADEFKEVVVQLALQNKRFIRFPKDEGCRTRAKCDWATYPWSFLLSRNSRTNSWQIASLVNEHNCPPRKDNNLVTYKRIAQKYEKIITDNPTWSIQSMQSTVSEQMFANVSASQCKRAKAYVLKKIYESRRDEYSRIFDYQLELLRSNPGSTVVVKLDTDQPSPVFKRIYVCLAACKNGFLLGCRKVVGLDGCFFKGSNNGELLCAVGRDANNSMYPIAWAVVEKETNDSWDWFCDLLCKDLGVGEGDGWVFISD, encoded by the exons ATGTCTTACATTGAACGTGACAAAATATCCTTGCCTGAGTTAATTGGGTATCTAAAAGATCACTGCGAAGTGCTCCCTGGTATGCTTTTGCGCTGGCTTTTTCCTGGGAAAGAACTGGCAGATGGGCTGAGGGTGTTGGTTGATGACAAGGTCTGTGACTATATGTCAAAGTGTGTTGTGGATGGAGGAGTGGCTGAAATATATGTAGAGGCAGTAGTGGGAGGGGAGTCCAATGAGTCTGGTAGCAGTGATGACAGTGACTTTGAAGATGAATTGGAGGACATGTCTCCTGCTGATGATGAATGGGATGATTTAAATGATGATGCTGTGTTTGAATTACCTACTGCGAAGCCTATTCTTCTTATTCAGTCAACACCAGAGAAGACAAAAAGTGATTTAGATAGATTGAGAGCTTGGAGTACCCCAAGCCCAAAGGATAAGGGGAAAGCTGTGGTACTATGTGAAGAGAGGGTGAAGAGTGCAGACTTGTCTGGTTCTCACAGTGATTACGTTGGTGGGGACTCTTGTTCATCAGGAGAAGATCAAGAGGTTGAGGAAATTAGGAAGGCATACAAGGAGTTTAAGAAGAAGCTAAAGGATGGTGAGGTAGGAAATTTAGATGATGTGATCTATATGGGGTCTTCAAGACAGATTAATGATGGAGTCTTGGTTCAGATTCAGGGTGAGGAAGATAATAGCCCATATGAGAACAGCAGTGCAGATG AGTTTAAGGAGGTAGTGGTCCAGCTAGCCTTGCAGAACAAAAGATTCATAAGGTTCCCCAAAGATGAAGGTTGCAGGACAAGGGCAAAGTGTGACTGGGCAACCTATCCATGGAGTTTTTTGCTATCAAGGAACAGCAGGACAAATAGCTGGCAAATAGCAAGTCTTGTTAATGAGCACAATTGTCCTCCAAGGAAGGATAACAACCTGGTCACATACAAGAGAATTGCTCAGAAATATGAGAAGATAATCACAGATAACCCAACTTGGAGTATTCAGAGCATGCAGTCAACTGTCTCTGAGCAAATGTTTGCAAATGTCAGTGCATCTCAGTGCAAGAGAGCAAAAGCATATGTCCTGAAGAAGATATATGAGTCTAGAAGGGATGAATACTCCAGAATTTTTGACTATCAATTGGAATTGTTGAGGAGTAATCCTGGGAGTACAGTTGTTGTCAAGCTTGATACTGACCAGCCAAGCCCAGTGTTCAAAAGGATATATGTTTGCCTAGCTGCTTGTAAGAATGGGTTCTTATTGGGATGTAGAAAGGTTGTTGGTTTGGATGGCTGCTTTTTCAAAGGTTCAAACAATGGGGAGCTATTATGTGCTGTTGGCAGAGATGCCAACAACTCCATGTACCCAATTGCATGGGCTGTGGTGGAAAAGGAAACAAATGACTCATGGGATTGGTTCTGTGATTTGCTATGCAAGGACTTGGGAGTTGGTGAAGGTGATGGTTGGGTGTTTATTTCAGACTAG